The DNA segment TAATCCCCTCAACGATGATTACGCTTGTGAGAGTTTACCGCAGTCAGTGGTTGAATCTGCCTGGGATGGTAGACTCTGGCAAGTGGAACTGGTATCAAGTCAAGAAAAATTTAACCTTGGTTGGTTCACCCCAGCAGTTTGGAAATATCGCAAACTGTTAGGAGAAGTGTTGCTAGCGTCTTTTACGTTGCAGCTTCTGGGTTTGGGGACACCATTGATTACCCAAGTTGTGATTGACAAGGTGATGGTGCAGCAAAGTTTGCCCACTCTTGATGTCATGGCGATCGCACTCCTAATGATCGCCTCGTTTGAGTCTATACTGGGCATTCTGCGGCTATTTATCTTCACTCATACCGCCCGCCGTTTAGATTTGAGCTTATCGGCACAACTATTCCGCCACCTCATGCGTTTGCCTTTAGCTTATTTTGAATCGCGGCGTGTGGGAGACACCATCGCCAGAGTTCAAGAATTAGAACAAATCCGCCAGTTTCTCACCGGGACAGCATTAACTGTCATTTTAGACAGCATCTTTGCTGTGGTGTACTTGGTATTGATGTTTTACTACAACATCCAACTCACCTTTGTCGCTTTAGCGGTGTTACCGTTATTTGCAGCTTTGACAATTATTTCTACACCAATTCTGCGTAACTGGCTGAATGAAACCTTTAATCGCAGTGCTGACAGTCAATCATTTCTAGTAGAAACAGTTACAGGGATACATTCAGTTAAAGCTCATGCAGCTGAACCAGTAGCACGCGATCGCTGGGAAGGATTATTTGCCCGGTTTGTCCGTACAGGATTTAAAGCTTCTACTACTTCTAACATTAGCAGTAATATCGGTAACTTTCTTACCAACTTTTCCTCCTTACTAATTCTCTGGTTTGGTGCTAAATTAGTCATTGACCAAAACTTAACCATTGGTCAGCTTGTCGCCTTTCAAATGCTGTCAGGAAGAGTTACCGGACCACTATTGCGTCTAGTGCAACTATGGCAAAATCTGCAACAAGTGCTACTTTCTGTAGACCGGATTGGAGATATTCTCAACATCGCCCCAGAAGCAGAATTAGGGACAGGTTTAGTTTTACCACCCCTCAAAGGTGAAGTCACCTTCGAGCAAATCTTTTTCCGTTACCAACCACACATTGAACCCGTTCTCAAAGGCATCTCTTTTAACGTAGAACCGGGGCAATTTGTCGGTATTGTCGGTCGCAGTGGTTCTGGGAAAAGTACCCTTTCCAAGCTCTTACAACGCCTCTATCAAATTGAATCAGGACGAATCTTGATTGATGGATTTGATATTAAAAGTGCCGATTTAGCCTCACTGCGACAACAAATTAGCGTAGTTCTCCAAGAAGATTTTTTATTTAACGGTTCAGTCTTAGAAAATATTACCCTCGGTCATCCTGATATTGGTGCAGAACAAGTAGTAGAAGCTGCCAGACTAGCTGTAGCACATGACTTTATTAGTCAATTACCCTACGGTTACGAAACCAACGTCGGCGAAAGAGGAACAGCCTTATCGGGTGGACAAAGACAACGCATAGCCTTAGCCAGATTATTTCTCTCCCAAGCGCCAATATTAGTTTTAGATGAAGCTACCAGCGCCTTGGATAGTGAAACTGAACAGCAAGTTTTGCAAAACTTACAAAATGTTTCTGCTAACCGAACTGTATTTCTAATTGCTCACCGCTTCGCTCCCCTCAAACGTGCTGATTTGATTTTAGTCTTAGAACGAGGCGTGATTGCTGAACGTGGTACTCACTTAGATTTATTACAACAAAAAGGTTTGTACTGGTCATTATATCAACGCCAACAAGCAAATATTTAGGGACTTCCAAGGAATAAAATCCCCAATTTGTAGGGTGGGTTACGGACTATCGTCCTAACCCACCACTATCCTTTAAATTTATCGTGGGTTACGCGATCGCTTTCCCCGACTACAATTTTTGGGGAATTAATTTTGGCACTATCAAGGCACAAAGACACTAAGTAAAAAATTTTGTATTCATCTGTAAATCATCAATAGGTTACAGAAAAAACCTTGCTGAAATTAGGTATAAATTTAGGTGTAGAGAGGTTCCATGTAACGTTTTTACAGGGGTTTTCACTTCATCAAAAACCTTGTTCATACTTCAAATCAGCAAAGTCTAGAAAAATAACACTTTCAACTATGCTTTTTGGTCAAAAAAGTGTCATTTTGCTATTTCATTCCATAGTAATTTTTGTCATAGGGAATAAAATTTCCCTTGAAAACCTTGGAGTCAGGTTTTAACAGTTAGTTTTGCCCAAATAAATACTCTATTTGAGGAGAAAATATATATGCCCATTGATGATCTTAGTCAAAATTTGTTTCCTCACAACGGGCTAAATTTCAACGCTCTCTCCTCAGTCGATACTTTTTCAACCCAGAATGACCATAGTTTAAGCCTCAGTGGTCATAGTAGCTTTAATTCAGCAAGTGACCTGACAGAAACTTCTGCCCAAACTGCTAACTATAATTTCACTTCTGGCTATGGCTTAATTAACGCCGCCGCCGCGGTAGCAAGAGCTGCTGATGAGAATACTTTTGCGGATGTTTCTCCTCTTGGTGGTAATAATTGGGGAGCAGATTTAGTTAACGCCCCAGCCACCTGGGCGCAAGGATACACAGGTAAGGGTGTTGTGATTGCTGTGTTAGATACTGGAGTTGACTACAATCATGCAGATTTGAGGAATAATATTTGGACTAATCCCGGAGAAATTCCTGGTAATGGTATAGATGACGATGGTAATGGCTATATTGATGATGCTCAAGGTTGGAGTTTTGCTGACAATAGCAACAATGTTATAGACGTAAATGGTCACGGTACTCACGTAGCTGGAACCATTGCTGGGGCGAATAATGGCTTTGGAGTGACTGGTATTGCCTATGATGCCCAGATTATGCCTATCAAAGTGCTGAATGACCAGGGAGCGGGTAATACTAATTCCATTGCCGATGGTATTTACTATGCGGTGAATAATGGTGCTAATGTCATTAATCTCAGTTTGGGCGGAAATTTTCCTAACACCACTCTGGAAGCTGCTATTGAATACGCTAGTAGTCGAGGTGCTGTGGTTGTGATGGCAGCAGGTAATAATGGTTACCCATTTTCTAGCTATCCCGCTCGCTATGCCAATGACTGGGGATTGGCAGTAGGGGCAGTAGATAGCAATAATCAGATGGCTAACTTCTCTAATAGAGCGGGGTTGAATTCGTTTCCCTATGTGACTGCCCCAGGAGTCGGGGTCTATTCTTCGGTTCCTGGTAATCAGTATGCTACGTATAGTGGCACATCTATGGCTACTCCTCACGTGGCTGGTGTAGTTGCCTTGATGTTGAGTGCTAATCCCTATTTAACTGATGCTCAAATCCGGCAAATCCTCATAGAAACGTCTGGAAATAGTACACCAGCCGCAGCTTCTAATTCTTTCAATGTCAGCCCTGTGGTTTCGGAGGCGATCGCACAGATGGTAAGCAATCGTAGTTCAGCCACTACCATTAACTTTGAATTCCAAGCTACAGTTTTAACTGACACCAATACAGAAATTTCTCCCCCGCCTGCCATTTCTTCATTTGGCAGCATAGGCTCATCCATGAATCTAGGAAACCTGAATCAATTCCGGTATTACAATAGCAGCCTCACAAATGACATCTTCAATGCTGATGAAGTTGACAACAATAACGAAGGTTCTACGGATATCGCCAAAATTCTCAATCAATTCCAGCAGCAGATAGAAGAATTTAGAAGATTTTTCCCTGGGTTCTGATTGCCAAAATATTCATTTATAGCTGGGGAGTGGGGAGTGGGGAGTAGGGAGTAGGGAGTAGGGTAAAAACCTTTCGGTGTCTAACTTTTATGATCAGTTTATGTCCTAACGTCCTTGGCGGTTGCTATACCACAGGAAAATCTCAGCCACATGGATTGGAATCCAGTCAGGTGTGTTATGCCATAATGCACCTGGAATTGTTGACGCAAAAAGTCGAAGTTTTGACGGTGACCGACCACAGTAAGTAATTTGGCGAGAATAAAGCTAACTATGGGAAGTAATCTAAAAATATGGGAATTTAGCTCGTAGTAAGGGCTTTAGCCCTTAATTCAGGACTCAAGTCCTGACTACAAACCTTTAATTACCTGACTGAAAAGGCTTCACTAAATCTACGCGTTACAGGCTCAATTATGAAGGTTAAAACTGACTTTTGACGCGTGACAATTTCACCGTTGGCTGACATTCCAGGGGTAAATGCCACTTCTTCTCCTCGGACATTGACTGAGTGTTGACTTAGCTGGATTCTGGTGGGGAAAACTAAACCCAATTCTTGATCGACAACTGCATTAGGACTAATTTGCACAACTTTACCGTCAATTGTGCCAAATTCTTGGAAGGGAAAGGTGGCCATTTTTACTTTTGCGGTCATCCCTGGACGAATAAAGCCAATGTCACGATTGAGGACTTTTACTTCTAATAAGATTTCTTCCCCCGCAGGCAAAATTGAGAGTAATTCTTCACCGGCTTGGACTGGGCCTTGGGTGGCTTTAATTTTGTAAATTGTCCCGGCGACGGGGGCTTTGATTGTTTCGCCGGCTTGCTGTTTTCTGGCTTGTTCTAGTTGACCGTTAAGATTGGTAAGTTCTTCTTGGCGCTGTTTTATCTGGGTCAAAATCTCGCTTTGGCGTTCGGATTTCAAACCCTGCGCTTGCTTGCGAACTCCTTGATAGGCTTGTTCTGCTTGGCGAATTTCTTGGTCTTGGGCAGCAATTTCTCTTTTTAAGGATGCTATTCGATCTTGAGACTCTGTTAACCTATTCTTGGCGTTAATTACCTCATTTTTTGCTCTGGTCATTTCTGTTTTGGCGCGATTTAACCTTTCTTGCGCTTCTAGGTAATCAATTCTGGGTAATGCACCAGGAGCAATCAAAGTCCGGAGATTTTCTTCTCTTTGTTGCGCGATCGCAATATTACTTTCAATTCCGACAACGACACTTTCGGCGTTGACTACATTAGCTTGGGCATTTTCAAAGCTGGTTTGAGCATTTACAAGGTTTTCTTGCAAACGTTGTTGGCGTTGTTTTACCTGATCAACAATTGCTAGTTGGCGATTTGCTTCGGCTTCGGTGACAGCTTGACGTGCTTGGTAATCTGCGAGGCGTGATTCTAAAAGTTCATCTTGTAGTTTTGTCCCAGCCGCTGTCGTACCGATGCGTTCTGCTTGCAAACGCTGTAAGTCTTCCCTGATTAATTTGGCAGATTGGGCGAGGCGGGTAACATCTGCTTGTTTTAAGTCTGAATCGCGTTGAATTAAAACTTGATCTTTGGTGACATCATCGCCTTCTTCTACCTTCACTTCTAGAATTGAACCACCGCCCAAGGATGTCACTGGTCGCACTTGTGTAGAGGCGATTAATTCCCCAGGTGCGATCGCGACTTCATCGATTTCAGAAAAATTTGCCCAAGCGATCGCTCCAAATACCACTAAGCTCAGTGTTCCTGCTAAAACTCTGGTATATAGCGGCGGTAATTCCTGTACAGCCTTACCCACTTCATAAGACAGTTGGTCTTCTGGCTTCGCAAATTGTTGTTTTGTTTGACGGGCTTGAGCAGCATTTGCAGCTAAGGAAGATTTCATACAATTTTAGATTTTTGGGGGAGTGGGGAATGGGGAATGGGGAGTGGGAGTGGAGAATGAGGAATAGGAATGAAATTTAGCAGTTTCTTCCCCCTAATCCCTACTCACTACTCCCTACTCCCCATAATTCAAACTGCAAGATAGCGCCGCAGAAAATTTTCCAAACTTTCCAAGTGAAAATTAAAAATTCTTTCTAAGTTGGCTATTTCCTCTTTTCTACAGAAAAACTCATTGGACAGTAATGTGCGATAGGTTCCGAAAGCTGTTTGTGCTTGGGGATTAAATAAACCCAATGCACTGCGTAACCCATCCACAACAAACAAAGGTGAATTAATTATGATTGGTTCTTTGTTGAAGATGCGACTAAAAATTTGGGGAATATCTTCACGTAATAAAATCTCCGGTCCTCCGACTGGTAATATTTGGTTGCGTGCGCCTTCAACTGTGATGGAATTGACTACTATCCTGGCTAAATCATCTGTGCTGACAACCGAAGTTCGATTTTTAGGATCACCAATCAGCAAATACAAACCTGTTTCCCGAAACCGTTCTGCCAATGACAGTAAGTTAGATGCTAATCCAGCTGGGCGTAAAATTGTGTAATTCAAGCCACTAGTTGCTAAATATTGTTCTACTGCTCGTTTGGCTTTGAATACAGGAGCATCTTCATAGCCCCGTTCTGCTCCCAGTACAGAAATAAAGACAAAATGCTTCACTTCATGAGCTTTAGCCTGATCGATGAGTTCAATATTGGCGCGATAGTCCAGAGATAAGGAGTCACCATCAGAACCGTGGGCGCTGATAATGTACTCGACACCCCGACAAGCTTTGGCAATATCTTTGTCTCGTCGCAAATCACCGATGAAGATTTCTGCTCCTCGGTGTTCTAACTCGTTATAACGCGAAGTGAGGCGGACAAATGCCCTCACTGACTTTTCTTCTAAGCGTAGGAGTCGCACCACTCGGCGACCAATTCCTCCCGTTGCTCCAGTTACCAGAAACATAAGGATTTTCGGTGATGAATTCCATCTACACACTAATCTAAAATTCGACGATTACTGGGGTATGGTCGCTGGGTTGGGGTAATTTTCTAGGGGTAAGGTCAATAATGCAGCTTTTAGCGCGTTCATAGAGGATTGGGGTGAGATAATGATGGTCAATTCGCCAACCCATATTGCGTCTAAAAGCGGCGGCGCGATAGTCCCACCAACTGTAGTGTCCGCCTTCGCTGGTAAATTTGCGAAAGGCATCCGCAAATCCTAATTCTAGAATATCTCGTAAGCCTTGGCGCTCTGGTTCCGATGCCATAATGTGATTGTCTGGATTGGCTTTTTCGTGAATGTCTTCAGCTGCTAGGGCAATGTTGAAGTCACCACATATACAGATTGCCGGTTGTGCAAGTAAAAGGGTTTGCAAATACTCTTTTAGCATTGTTAGCCAGCCTAGCTTGAATTTGTATTTTTCGCTGCCTATGGCTGAACCGTTAGGGACATACAAATTTACAATCCGAATGCCATCTATTTCGCCTGTAATCACCCGCTTCTGTACATCCCAGGCTGAATCGATATTGGGCAAAATGGGGGTGAAGCCAGCGCTGACATCCAGGAGTGGTTGGCGACTAATCAGGGCTACGCCGTTATAAGCTTTCTGCCCAGAAAAATAAACATGATAGCCTAATTCTTCAAAAGGCGATCGCGGAAAATCCGCATCTACAACTTTTGTTTCCTGCAAGCAGAGGACATCAATGGGATTTTCGCTTAACCAAAAGATCACCTGTTCTAGGCGAGTCCGAATTGAGTTAACATTCCAAGTGGCAATTTTCATTTTTTAGTTTTCAGGATGGAAAATCAATATTAATTTTTAATACGTTATGTTTTGACAATTGTTTAAGTTTGACGCAATATCACCATTTTGGTTAACTTGAACTTAAAAAAAATTGATACTATCTTTTAATTTTAGTATTCTCAGCTACAAAAACTATTATTTTGTCAGTTTCGCTACCAAAAATCCTCCTGATAGCATGATCCCCAAGGTAGATGAAACAGCTATAACCTAAGCTATATTTTAAAAGTGTAGCTGCTGATTAGCTATTGTTAATGTTTTAAAATGTATTGGTGGTGGAAGGTACGGTTAACCAATTATTGCCCTCCCAAGAGTAAATGAGGTTAATTTAAATCTGAACAAGGTAAGTATAAATCCCCTGGTTTTAAATAAGAGAATATTACTTGCTTTGCAGAATATTTTCTCGGCTGAACCGAAACAACTTTATGAAGATCGCTCAAGTCGCCCCCTTATGGGAACGAGTTCCGCCTCCTAGTTATGGAGGAATTGAACTGGTAGTGAGTCACTTAACCGATGAACTAGTTCGTCGCGGTCATGAAGTTACTTTGTTCGCTTCTGGTGACTCTCAAACCTTGGCTGATTTAAAGGCAGTTTATCCAC comes from the Nodularia sp. NIES-3585 genome and includes:
- a CDS encoding S8 family peptidase; translation: MPIDDLSQNLFPHNGLNFNALSSVDTFSTQNDHSLSLSGHSSFNSASDLTETSAQTANYNFTSGYGLINAAAAVARAADENTFADVSPLGGNNWGADLVNAPATWAQGYTGKGVVIAVLDTGVDYNHADLRNNIWTNPGEIPGNGIDDDGNGYIDDAQGWSFADNSNNVIDVNGHGTHVAGTIAGANNGFGVTGIAYDAQIMPIKVLNDQGAGNTNSIADGIYYAVNNGANVINLSLGGNFPNTTLEAAIEYASSRGAVVVMAAGNNGYPFSSYPARYANDWGLAVGAVDSNNQMANFSNRAGLNSFPYVTAPGVGVYSSVPGNQYATYSGTSMATPHVAGVVALMLSANPYLTDAQIRQILIETSGNSTPAAASNSFNVSPVVSEAIAQMVSNRSSATTINFEFQATVLTDTNTEISPPPAISSFGSIGSSMNLGNLNQFRYYNSSLTNDIFNADEVDNNNEGSTDIAKILNQFQQQIEEFRRFFPGF
- a CDS encoding HlyD family efflux transporter periplasmic adaptor subunit — translated: MKSSLAANAAQARQTKQQFAKPEDQLSYEVGKAVQELPPLYTRVLAGTLSLVVFGAIAWANFSEIDEVAIAPGELIASTQVRPVTSLGGGSILEVKVEEGDDVTKDQVLIQRDSDLKQADVTRLAQSAKLIREDLQRLQAERIGTTAAGTKLQDELLESRLADYQARQAVTEAEANRQLAIVDQVKQRQQRLQENLVNAQTSFENAQANVVNAESVVVGIESNIAIAQQREENLRTLIAPGALPRIDYLEAQERLNRAKTEMTRAKNEVINAKNRLTESQDRIASLKREIAAQDQEIRQAEQAYQGVRKQAQGLKSERQSEILTQIKQRQEELTNLNGQLEQARKQQAGETIKAPVAGTIYKIKATQGPVQAGEELLSILPAGEEILLEVKVLNRDIGFIRPGMTAKVKMATFPFQEFGTIDGKVVQISPNAVVDQELGLVFPTRIQLSQHSVNVRGEEVAFTPGMSANGEIVTRQKSVLTFIIEPVTRRFSEAFSVR
- the xth gene encoding exodeoxyribonuclease III, with product MKIATWNVNSIRTRLEQVIFWLSENPIDVLCLQETKVVDADFPRSPFEELGYHVYFSGQKAYNGVALISRQPLLDVSAGFTPILPNIDSAWDVQKRVITGEIDGIRIVNLYVPNGSAIGSEKYKFKLGWLTMLKEYLQTLLLAQPAICICGDFNIALAAEDIHEKANPDNHIMASEPERQGLRDILELGFADAFRKFTSEGGHYSWWDYRAAAFRRNMGWRIDHHYLTPILYERAKSCIIDLTPRKLPQPSDHTPVIVEF
- a CDS encoding SDR family oxidoreductase, translating into MFLVTGATGGIGRRVVRLLRLEEKSVRAFVRLTSRYNELEHRGAEIFIGDLRRDKDIAKACRGVEYIISAHGSDGDSLSLDYRANIELIDQAKAHEVKHFVFISVLGAERGYEDAPVFKAKRAVEQYLATSGLNYTILRPAGLASNLLSLAERFRETGLYLLIGDPKNRTSVVSTDDLARIVVNSITVEGARNQILPVGGPEILLREDIPQIFSRIFNKEPIIINSPLFVVDGLRSALGLFNPQAQTAFGTYRTLLSNEFFCRKEEIANLERIFNFHLESLENFLRRYLAV
- a CDS encoding peptidase domain-containing ABC transporter, with protein sequence MASRENSKADGQTTNELKVLDNQSLQVNALASIPWNQPPFCWLTNEQQLQLQNQAEVRQYGLGEKIWSTVGRDEQFWIFTGKVRLREEGEGKPLLALQAGDWFGDLYQLSVNCKAVAASKEVVVVCWNTALWAEFFTPQIDEFWLTTQEHQEREESKEIKPEIKEIQKLIPSSTVIKSGYPFVSNWNTGAACLTMVAQHLEHPVKLEWVQRQLRGQSPKNLVEAGEKLGLVLRRLQVSWADLRQLSFPVLLQWQLDSSPPASWVVAYGMQGSNLIIANPLNDDYACESLPQSVVESAWDGRLWQVELVSSQEKFNLGWFTPAVWKYRKLLGEVLLASFTLQLLGLGTPLITQVVIDKVMVQQSLPTLDVMAIALLMIASFESILGILRLFIFTHTARRLDLSLSAQLFRHLMRLPLAYFESRRVGDTIARVQELEQIRQFLTGTALTVILDSIFAVVYLVLMFYYNIQLTFVALAVLPLFAALTIISTPILRNWLNETFNRSADSQSFLVETVTGIHSVKAHAAEPVARDRWEGLFARFVRTGFKASTTSNISSNIGNFLTNFSSLLILWFGAKLVIDQNLTIGQLVAFQMLSGRVTGPLLRLVQLWQNLQQVLLSVDRIGDILNIAPEAELGTGLVLPPLKGEVTFEQIFFRYQPHIEPVLKGISFNVEPGQFVGIVGRSGSGKSTLSKLLQRLYQIESGRILIDGFDIKSADLASLRQQISVVLQEDFLFNGSVLENITLGHPDIGAEQVVEAARLAVAHDFISQLPYGYETNVGERGTALSGGQRQRIALARLFLSQAPILVLDEATSALDSETEQQVLQNLQNVSANRTVFLIAHRFAPLKRADLILVLERGVIAERGTHLDLLQQKGLYWSLYQRQQANI